Within Lolium rigidum isolate FL_2022 chromosome 5, APGP_CSIRO_Lrig_0.1, whole genome shotgun sequence, the genomic segment gctgagtatgctcgtactcaccCGTTCCCTCTTGAACCCCCGGCTTAGATTGGAGAGCCACTAAAGGAGAATCTTCCATGGAACTCGAAGATGGAGGATTCAACTACTATGAGGAATTGGATTCATTCAGCAGAGTCAAAGGAGACAATTTCTACATCAACCAAGAGGAAAACATAGATGCGTATTACAAGGGAAGCAATTCTCTAATCCTAGAACCTAAATAGCTAGGGTTCAGCTATAGTAGCATCAACAAGCCAACTAGTAATAAAAGTAGATCTAGTTGTACTCTAGtctacgagttgttcttctggagttttatttgcaattttacctcactgtaaattaAGAGGTTGTGCTGATCTTTTGTAAATTAAGAACCGGAGTTGTAGTTCTATAGACATGCATTGGActcacatatgtttctgttgtaccactctgaggggtaTAATACTAGTagaatggtgtttcattggtgttatgtcaatgacttgcGTACTACAACATGCTGTGGTATGCTGGGTTACCGCAATTGGCCAATGATTGAACgatggcacaacggaaggcagggtgctgtcctcaaacttagtcatgtgtgccatattacttgCGCACcagacttagtttgcggacagtccctttgcctgccgtgtgatcctaTATATGAGGCCTCTCTTTGTTtttctagtgcattggccaatgactGAACAATGGCACAatggaaggcaaggtgctgccttcaaacttagtcgtgtgtgccagtttccttgcacactagacttagtttggggacagtcTGTGGGACCTCTTTTGCGTTGGCCAATGATTCGACAAAGGCACAATGGAAGGCTAGGTGATGgcatcaaacttagtcatgtgtgccacagtcgttgcacactacacttagtttgtgtTCACTCTCTATGCCTTCCGTGTGAGCCAATGTATGAGGCCTTGTGTGCTTCTTCACTTCTGCATTGGCATGtgattcaacaaaggcacaacggaaggcaaggttctgccctcaaacttagtcgtgtgtgtgacattacttgcacactagacttagtttgagggaAATCCCTTGATCTCCCGTGTGAGCCAATGTATGAGGCCTCACTAATATTTTCAATGTCCATTTTCATCTATACTTGTGAGCAGGTAcacctctaatggcatgtgttcttgtggcagactaagaagctcaagcttgggtcaccTACTGAGACCCCCGACGAGGGACCGTCGAAGAAGCGAAGGgcggctaacgtcggccacttcTAGGACGAGGTAGAGCCAGGCCAGTTCCTGCGTATCGTCTTCAGGCCCACCTTAGGCCGGCTCCTGATCCCTAAAGATTTCGTtaagtggttcggagaaatcgCTCAGAACATCATCGTCCGCACCAACACTGGATGCAACTAGAGGATGACTATGATGAGAGAAGGCGATGATgcatacatcgaccaggggtgggcgggATTCGCCGTCGCCCATTAGCTCAAGGTAGGTGAGTTCCTCATCTTCAAAaaggtgtcctccttcgagtacagtttggtcatcttcgaccacaacTGCACTGAGGTGATGAGAAGGTGCATGTACCATGGCGAtgccaccaggtgtgtcgtcttcgAAAATCATGTCTGAAGCTTACCTGATTGTGTGTCGCTGCTACCATGTCGTTTCTAGTTGTTTTTCGTGTcgtgtgttgaactatgatcgtgtctgtTGTGTCCGAAACTATGACCGTGTCTGAACAATGGTGTGTCGTCAACTTGTGTCGTCTATAATCAGTGCTAATTTTGCATGTACTATGATTATGTTCTTGCTTGTGTTGTTGACCGTTGGTAACCTCACTACTGAAGATTAGATGTAACTAGAAGCAAATTTTAGGTTGCAACCAAATAACAGGCACCGTTATGGGCTGCAACTAGGCCTGAAAATCGACCTACCAAACAGACAGAGCCCAAATCTTCATGGGACCCAAAAAAAAACTTTATGCAAGCCACCAAACAACATGATTTTTCGGGTCTATGGTTCGTCTGGTGCCTTCTTCACACTATGCCAGTGGTACATGAAAATGCTGCAAGCTACTATTTCAGAATAGGTTGCCGACTGCCGCTGCCGCTAGGTTCTTCGTATTTCGCCACGCCACAGATTTGTCACCACCTACTAGTCCCTTGGTAGCGCAGGCTGTCGGCTCGGCTGTCACACACAGCTCACTGATCATCTCCTCCACCATTTTCCATGACGAGCCACCAGCGGAAACGGCACGCCGTGCCTGCCCTGCCAGAaccgccgcgttcttcgccgCCGGCACCCTTGCCTCCCCTAGCATTATCTCCCGCACCGCCCTCGAAATCTCCTCGCTCTTAACCAGCCCTTCTCTAACGGTTTCACCACTTCTCTTCACGCTGACGCCGACCCTTAGTTCGTCGACGACCAGCTTCGCGTTGAACGGCTGGTCAAACTCCATGGGCCACGCCGCCAACGGCACGCCGGCGCTGACGCTCTCTAGCAccgagttccacccgcagtggcTTAGAAATCCTGCAACACATTCGTGCTGCAGGATTGCCTGCTGGTTCACCCACCCTCTCGTCACCATGCCCCTCCCTCGGACTCGCTCCTCGAATCCTGTCCCAAGGCTGCCGACGCTGTCATCTGACCGCAGCGCCCATAGGAAGTTCACCTGCGCCTCCTCCAGCCCACGCGCCACCTCCTTGAGCTGCGCCTCTGGTACCGCCAGCAGCGTCCCAAGCGCGACGAAGAGCACAGACTGGTCGGCGGCTGCCTTCTCGTCCAGCCACTGCAGCCACGAGGGCTTCGTGCCATTAACGACGACATCATCGACGTCGGCGTAACATTCCCGGGCTAAGCGTAGCGGGCCTATGGGCCAGGCCCTGGGCCCGATGTGCCGGTTCCAGCGCTCGATGTACCGGCCCTCCAGCCCGTCGAAGGTGTTCATGATCACGCCGCGGCTTCCGGCGACGGCCATCGCCATCTTCGCGTCAAGGGGTAGCATCGAGACGGGGGGCGGAGGGACGTCGGCGAGCAAGAACTTGACGTCGGGGAACTCCGGCACCGTGTAGGTACCGTCACCGGTGCCGTCGAAACCCGGCATGTCACGCACGAACGACTCCCGCATGACGTGCGCGAAGGCGGACGTGCCCAGGAACGACACCCTGGGGACGCCGAGCGCGGCGGCCGACGCTGCGGTCCAATACATGAACGGGTCGGCGATCAGCAGGCTGGCCGCGGGGCGCATGGAGGCGAGCGCCTCCTCGAAGCGCGGTTGCAGCGCCAGCGTGGACTCGGCGAAGTCGGCGAAGGCGGACGCCGACGCGACACCCTCCACGTTCTCCGCGCCCTGCGAGGCTGGGAACGGGAGCTCGACGACGTCGGCGCCGGCAGGCAGGAGGGACCGTACGAAGGCCGCGTTGCCTGGGGTGGTGAAGAAGGTCACGGAGGCGAGgcgccggcggaggaggacgtGTGCGAGTTGGGTCAGCGGGATGGTGTGGCCTCTCGCCATGAGCGGGAAGATGGCCACGTGAGGCAGCTCAGCTTGAGCCATGCTTATCTGCTCTCTTCAGCGGCTTGATCGATGTGGTCATGTGATTCTCGGTTGTATATACTATATAGGCGGGCTGGGCACGGATTTGGTGTAAATCAGgtgacttagggcatctccaaccgcgcgatccaaacggacgcgctgggccgtccgttttgggccgtttgggtcgccggccggacacgcggacagcggcccgcgtccgcgtgtccgtttgggtcgcgcgctgcgcccaacgcgcggacgcatcgcataatccgataaacacgaaaacaaaagaaaaaaagcaaatttaaacgaaatttgattaaaacatatgccctattttggtatgcatagccctattttgggcaaataactaacaaaagaagcccctatatgggcttttaaatttatactaaatttaaaaccctctattagggttaggtcggcggcgcggtggccgccggtgcgccgcctagcccctgtgggcgtcgtcggcgacgtcgtcgtcgtccaccccgggcggcgacgcgctgttgtggctggagcgcgccggggactccggccacggagaccacagggcctcctcccacggcgagtgggggtccggagccacccgacgctgcgccggcgcacggagcagcgcctcctccctgaggcgctgttGTCTgtcctgccaggcgcggcgcctggcctcccggcgccgccgctcgtcctcctgccgccgctgctcccggcggcggtcctcgtcggcgcggcgcctggtctcctcccgccgcgccgcctcctcctcctcccgcaccgCCCGGCTGGCCCGGGCGTGAGcgcccagccctccgcctcctctacctcccgccgcgccgcctcctccatctcggaggtgcgaatggccgcatggaggtgcggccattgcgcctcctcctccgccgccgagatcacgagggcggcgcggaggtccgggtcctcctccgaggattccggcttcggctcgaggaggagaggcggcggttgcggcaatgccgcaccgccgcgggtggcctctccgatgtggaggccgcgctGGTTTCCTCCCGATTGCCGcaacgccggcggacgacggcggctgctgctcgcctcgtcgtcgttcgctccgggagcgaaccgtcgcttcggggccatggcggcggttttgctcggggagtggagtggggactggagtggagggccagatcccctccggtccccatttaatagtctccctggtcaccgacaggtgggcccaagggagacgaggcgacccgcgcgcggacgcgagcggacggcgcgtgccatccgcggccacgcaaacctagcccagatttgggccgggtttgcgtcgttccggacgccgcggccgtccgcttttgcggtgcgtccccgcgctgggccgcgtttttgtccggctcgacccaaacggacgcgcgggtgcggtttgggtcgcgcggttggagatgcccttataccgtttcaatgaataaggcgcacacgtatttcaagacaaattttgaccataaaagttgagcaccaaaatcttaattatattatatgtatatagtatcgttggattcatattgaaaagaactttttaatgatgctactttcatacaaacaatctttatctatttaaagtaattcttggtcaaacaaaaaactcgtaaaacgagggcgccttattccttgaaacggaggtagtacttaataagtttaagtcgaGCGTTTGAAGATTAGTATTTTGTGCTTGTAGATTCGTGCTCTGACTTTTGGGCtgtttgtgtgtgtttgtgttgttgttgGCCCGATGCGTAGCGGGCTCTTGTTTTTTGCGGGTTTTGTGAAGTGGGCTCGTGGTGACGGTTCCTATCTATAAGGCGTCTTTCTCTCTCCCATGGAACCGCTTACCGCGCATTTCAGTTGCGCGTGTGTTGCAAACGACATATTTCCAGTTGcacgtgggttgcaactgaggttTTTTCAGCTACACGTGAGTTGCAACTGATTTTGTTTTTCCAATTGCATgagcgttgcaactgagattttttcagttacgtatatgttgcaactaagaatttccacatacatgtgggttgcaattcagatttttccagttacgcatgcgtcgcaactaagaatttccacttacatgtggattgcaactgagttttttccCGTTACACGTAAATTACTACTAAGATTTTTCTTATGTCTTAAATGGTTGCACAGATTATTTTTTCTAGTGAAAAATACGAACGCACAAAACTGGACGCCAAAATTAAAATAGTACACGGCTTAATAAGCTACTGATGTCAGCGACTTAGACTTATTCAGTCTCAGACGACTGATCTCTAGACGCTCCCTAAGTATATATATAAACGGGGCAGTTAACCATGATTGATGAACTAGCCAATAGGTCGTATGTCGTATCTACACATACTTCTACGACAAGTAATGTATATATTcatgggatattcactttggctcataggagcatttgctcccactatgtgaatctacatttcgaagtgtcaaaaaattctaaagtaaaatttttcatgtacatctacacaattttatgttcgtgcacaagttttcaaaagaaactaaaaaaatttgtggctcctgtaaaaaagacaaattttgatgctataacacgactacgtacaggacatttttttgtctttttttacacgccacataaaatattgtttctccatgaaaacttgtgcactaacaaagaatgtcatgctgtacaccaaaaaatttatgtcggatttttttgacatttttaaaattgttttttaattattttgtataatgggagcatttgctcctatgagccaaaacgccacctccttcATTCATATGCTATGATAATATATGTGCTAGCATCATGTTAATATAGTAGGAATAGATTAGTTCAGCCCCTAACCATTTTGTACCGTGAACGATCTGTAATTGATCCTCTGGTCTATGACCGTTGACCGATATACTACTATATTTATATATATGAAAACGATGCCACGTGAGGAAGATGGCCACGTGAGGAAGCTTGCGGCTGGCATCACAGGAAACGGCAGATTCAGCCATGCTTATCTGCTTCCTTCAGCGCCTTAACTAGGTGTAGTCGTGTGCAGCGAGCTAGCGAGTAGCTTCTCACTTTTATATAGTCTAAGATCCCTTCGCGTTGGATGCAATCGCGCTGTAGGCCTCTCCATCATGAAATAAATTACTACGAGTATCTCGGTcccctgttttttttttaaaaaaaaactaggaGTAGTTTTTTAATTAAGACACCAAAGTAGACTAGCTTGTCAAACTCGGTGGTGTAAAGCCCCGGCTAGCTAAAATCCTACTTACTATTCTCGATGCAGCCCCATGCTTTTCCTCTTTACGCTGACCCACATTCTAGGACTTGAAAGAAGTTATCCTGAGCATACGCACCCTTTCTTTCTGCTGGAGAACCATGTAAACGGGGGGTAGTTAACCTAGATTGATAAAGTAGCCAATAGAATGCATATCCACTCTATAGCATATACTGCCTCCATGCATAAAAGGACGGCTTAACTTTagaaaaatttaaatgtatctagatataaaatataattatatacatttaaattttaacaaagttaAGACGTTTTTTATAGACGGATAAAATACTTAATTTAAACTGTGACCAATTTATTTATATAGTCCTTCTAATCTAAAATACTTGTcatcatggttttagttcacgACGATTATTTTGGATCGGAGTGATGGTGTATATGAGTTATCTGATATAGTAGGTGTAGATTAGTTCGGATCCTAACCATTTTGTAGTGTAAACGATCTGTAATTGATCCTCTGGTCTATCACCGATACATATGAAAATGGTGCCACGCCTAATGCGTTGACAATCTCTCCCGCAAACCTTATCTCTCTCATTGTTTTTCATACTAGCTGATACGGGCTGTGACCCATGGCTGGCTAGCTGATCGTTAGCAGCCACCCTGATGTGTACATGCCCCGTATATGTATCGGGCTCATGGCGACAACTCGCATTGTTTAATTAAGTACTGTCGTTTGACAATTGACATGGTAGTAGCCGCCAAATCTGCCTGCTGTTCCGCTTCTCATTTTATGCTCCCGTTTGCATCTCGTGGCTAGTAGTCTACCAGTGGACTACGGTATCCCGACTCAGTTTCACGGCCATTATATGCGAAAGAAAAGGATGAGATCTGTTAAAAGTACTGCACAGAAATAACGATCGAAGAGTACTGCTAATATTATCTAGGGTATTAAAAAAGGTGGACCTTAATTACCGGTGAAGCACCTGCTAAATCCATGCGCCACAAGTAAGTGGGAACATGGGTGGCCGGGTGCACACTAGTGGTGCGTCTCATTTCGGTGCGCCACTAGTATATTGGTCACCCTCATGTGGATCATCGCATTTTGAATTTTGGGAAAAACGATGAAaacttttaatttttattattttgagATATAGCCGCAATTTAGTTGTTAGGGAAAATAACAAATATGAATTTCAAcatatttttgcaaaaaaacgTTATATTTTGGTAAAACGGATGTAAATTTTGCATACAATGTCGAATCGAAAAGTTTTTTATACAAAAAAGCATCTATATGAAAAGTTAAATATGGATTCAACCGCCTACGGCCATTTGTGACTTTTTTAGAATCCTCCAATTCAAAAGGGAAAATAGAGTTTTCAGCTGTTTTAGATTTCGCTGCAAAAAAGTCAATAAGGCCTCACTTACCCGTGGTGCACCCCACAATGGTGCGCCACGGGTAGCAACACATCTAGATGCACAATCCAATGGCTTCCAGTGTTTGCAAAGAAGCACACGGTCCATGTGCTCTTTCACGCACACATCTTATTGGTCGAAGCATCCACGCACACATCAatctctcttcttcctcatcctctctctctctctcccctctgttcttcctccctctctctctctcacccaaACTCACAAGAGCTCCTCCCTCCTCGAGCTCTTTCGCCATGCATGGAGCTCCGTAGCCCCCGTCTGCCATGGCTGACCTACCCTGCAACAACATCGGCGGGAGCCTGATTCGGGACGGTGGGACGCTCAATGCTAGCCTCTGTCTCTCCTGCAATGCCGCCGGGTGGAGGCCTAACTCGGGGCGGCGGCACGCTCAACGTCGGCCTCGGCCTCTCCTGCTatgcctgttggagatatgcccaagaggcaataataaagtggttattataatatatcttt encodes:
- the LOC124656808 gene encoding UDP-glycosyltransferase 90A2-like, translated to MAESAVSCDASPELPHVAIFPLMARGHTIPLTQLAHVLLRRRLASVTFFTTPGNAAFVRSLLPAGADVVELPFPASQGAENVEGVASASAFADFAESTLALQPRFEEALASMRPAASLLIADPFMYWTAASAAALGVPRVSFLGTSAFAHVMRESFVRDMPGFDGTGDGTYTVPEFPDVKFLLADVPPPPVSMLPLDAKMAMAVAGSRGVIMNTFDGLEGRYIERWNRHIGPRAWPIGPLRLARECYADVDDVVVNGTKPSWLQWLDEKAAADQSVLFVALGTLLAVPEAQLKEVARGLEEAQVNFLWALRSDDSVGSLGTGFEERVRGRGMVTRGWVNQQAILQHECVAGFLSHCGWNSVLESVSAGVPLAAWPMEFDQPFNAKLVVDELRVGVSVKRSGETVREGLVKSEEISRAVREIMLGEARVPAAKNAAVLAGQARRAVSAGGSSWKMVEEMISELCVTAEPTACATKGLVGGDKSVAWRNTKNLAAAAVGNLF